Proteins co-encoded in one Marinomonas sp. IMCC 4694 genomic window:
- a CDS encoding fumarate hydratase, with protein sequence MSIIKEDDLIDSVADALQFISYYHPLDFVKAVHEAYEREESKAAKDSMAQILINSRMCAEGKRPICQDTGIVTVFLKIGMNVQWEGTKSVEDMVNEGVRRAYLNPDNVLRASILADPAGARKNTKDNTPAVIHMEVVPGDTLEVHVAAKGGGSENKSKLAMLNPSDDIVEWVKKTVPTMGAGWCPPGMLGIGIGGTAEKAMVMAKESLMEPIDIHELKVRGPQTRIEELRLEIFNAVNDLGIGAQGLGGLTTVLDVKIMDYPTHAASLPVAMIPNCAATRHAHFVLDGSGPADLVPPSLDDWPKITWEVGESVRRVDLNTITPDQVKDWLPGETVLLNGKMLTGRDAAHKKMIEMIASGEELPVDLKGRFIYYVGPVDPVRDEAVGPAGPTTATRMDKFTRTILDKTGLLGMIGKSERGPVAIEAIKEFGAVYLMAVGGAAYLVSKAIKKADVIAFPELGMEAIYEFDVVDMPVTVAVDSSGTSVHITGPAEWKAKIEAQTLEIK encoded by the coding sequence ATGAGCATTATCAAAGAAGATGATCTGATCGATAGCGTTGCCGACGCATTGCAGTTTATTTCCTATTATCACCCACTCGATTTTGTTAAAGCAGTACATGAAGCTTACGAAAGAGAGGAGAGTAAGGCTGCTAAAGATTCCATGGCGCAAATTCTTATTAACTCTCGTATGTGTGCTGAAGGTAAGCGTCCTATTTGTCAAGATACGGGTATCGTAACGGTTTTTCTTAAAATCGGAATGAATGTCCAATGGGAAGGAACTAAAAGTGTCGAGGATATGGTGAACGAAGGTGTTCGTCGCGCTTATTTGAATCCAGATAATGTGTTGCGTGCTTCTATTCTTGCGGATCCTGCTGGTGCTCGCAAAAACACCAAAGACAATACTCCGGCGGTCATTCACATGGAAGTTGTTCCAGGTGATACCTTAGAAGTACATGTTGCGGCGAAAGGCGGTGGTTCTGAAAACAAGTCTAAATTGGCTATGTTAAACCCGTCTGATGATATTGTTGAATGGGTGAAAAAAACGGTACCGACTATGGGGGCGGGTTGGTGTCCTCCTGGCATGCTTGGTATTGGTATTGGTGGAACGGCTGAGAAAGCCATGGTGATGGCGAAAGAGTCTCTGATGGAGCCGATTGATATCCATGAGTTAAAGGTGCGAGGACCACAAACACGCATTGAAGAGCTTCGCCTTGAGATTTTCAATGCGGTAAATGATTTGGGTATCGGTGCGCAAGGTCTTGGCGGCTTAACAACCGTGTTAGACGTTAAAATAATGGATTACCCGACGCATGCGGCTTCTTTACCTGTTGCTATGATTCCAAACTGTGCGGCAACTCGTCATGCGCATTTTGTGCTTGATGGCTCTGGTCCGGCTGATCTTGTACCGCCATCATTGGATGATTGGCCAAAAATTACTTGGGAAGTTGGTGAGAGTGTTCGTCGTGTTGACCTTAATACGATCACACCAGATCAAGTGAAAGATTGGCTGCCAGGTGAAACCGTTTTACTCAATGGTAAAATGTTAACGGGTCGGGATGCGGCTCATAAAAAAATGATCGAAATGATTGCAAGCGGTGAGGAGCTCCCAGTTGATTTAAAAGGCCGCTTTATCTACTACGTTGGACCTGTTGATCCCGTTCGTGATGAAGCTGTAGGTCCTGCAGGGCCAACAACGGCGACGCGGATGGATAAATTTACCCGTACTATTCTTGATAAAACAGGGTTGCTTGGAATGATCGGTAAATCAGAGCGCGGGCCTGTTGCCATTGAAGCAATTAAAGAGTTTGGTGCTGTTTATCTTATGGCGGTGGGTGGTGCGGCTTACCTCGTATCAAAAGCGATCAAAAAAGCCGATGTTATTGCGTTTCCTGAGTTGGGAATGGAGGCTATTTACGAGTTTGATGTTGTTGATATGCCGGTTACAGTGGCTGTTGATTCGTCGGGCACATCTGTTCATATTACTGGCCCAGCGGAATGGAAAGCTAAAATTGAAGCGCAAACACTCGAAATAAAATAG
- a CDS encoding DUF2786 domain-containing protein: protein MSITKRKKAIQKIVKLLNLATSTNSSESVVALRHAESLIRQYQVAQKELPILQLCDRSMLYRVSWSGVPKYVKEETAKPTVGDSVYQRRFSEKSQDPSRAYESAKTILDDMDASAFEASDATTDPADALSSTQAQDARCDADNEPDVLHTDSPLSDNKEEIQTAYTSNDNVINAAKAFRPHHQGFAEALKTHYAASDPCVPFAENGYWAKIEASLAGFDEAKVHEQIECLDKQLLLAQENLQSKKQKRHHQEQEEVQERAERARIEQSFEEAIERAFQARAKSHEIWENSCAKIRMVRLRDEQEAVQGYDEISRLLLENKESYRQHLKRKEDYSAAKIMHELRRHLALAVSVGEDALFSYDEVINIMQGNGLSLKDLEFSDIKNKSLFIRLLERESALIEDVQQREIFTEEMLDKFLTSNFSKHNTRSSETPIQHVQRLLVAASEGGQFETQKSLDQAIYLMDKNGIGVRDIGYRFIKKYSVFIRLINWEAERIASLPAREKFTASILEEYIQQSVQTAGSEREQKVNR, encoded by the coding sequence ATGAGCATAACGAAAAGGAAAAAGGCCATTCAGAAAATTGTTAAGTTATTAAACTTAGCAACCTCGACTAATTCAAGTGAATCTGTTGTGGCCTTGCGTCATGCTGAGTCACTTATTAGGCAATACCAAGTGGCTCAAAAAGAACTTCCCATTCTACAATTGTGTGATCGATCTATGCTTTACCGAGTAAGTTGGAGTGGTGTGCCGAAATACGTTAAAGAAGAAACTGCTAAGCCTACCGTAGGTGATTCAGTTTATCAGCGCCGTTTTAGTGAAAAAAGTCAAGATCCTAGTCGTGCTTATGAATCAGCCAAAACGATCCTCGATGATATGGACGCAAGCGCTTTTGAAGCGTCTGATGCTACAACGGATCCTGCTGATGCGTTGTCGTCTACACAGGCTCAAGACGCTCGATGTGATGCTGATAATGAGCCAGATGTTCTTCATACCGATTCGCCTTTATCCGATAACAAAGAAGAAATACAGACTGCCTATACGTCTAATGACAACGTAATAAATGCCGCTAAGGCGTTTCGCCCTCATCATCAAGGTTTTGCAGAGGCGTTAAAAACGCACTATGCGGCAAGTGACCCTTGTGTGCCTTTTGCTGAAAATGGCTACTGGGCTAAAATCGAGGCTTCATTAGCCGGTTTTGACGAAGCAAAAGTGCATGAACAAATAGAATGCTTGGATAAGCAGCTTCTGTTGGCCCAAGAAAACTTGCAATCTAAAAAGCAAAAGCGGCATCATCAGGAACAGGAAGAAGTGCAGGAGCGTGCAGAACGTGCTCGAATAGAGCAAAGTTTTGAGGAGGCCATAGAGCGTGCATTTCAGGCAAGAGCGAAGTCACATGAAATATGGGAAAACAGCTGCGCTAAAATTCGTATGGTGCGGCTAAGAGACGAGCAAGAAGCGGTTCAAGGTTACGATGAAATCAGCCGTTTATTATTGGAAAATAAAGAGTCATATCGGCAACACTTGAAGCGAAAAGAGGATTACAGTGCAGCCAAAATAATGCATGAATTACGACGTCATCTGGCATTGGCTGTTTCAGTTGGTGAAGATGCTCTATTTTCCTATGACGAAGTTATTAATATAATGCAAGGAAATGGTCTCTCGCTCAAAGACCTTGAATTCTCAGATATTAAAAATAAGAGCTTGTTTATTCGGTTGCTTGAGCGTGAGTCGGCCTTGATTGAAGATGTGCAGCAACGTGAAATATTTACAGAAGAAATGCTTGATAAGTTTCTTACATCGAATTTTTCAAAGCATAATACACGTTCTTCAGAGACACCTATACAGCACGTTCAGCGTCTGCTAGTGGCTGCGAGTGAGGGTGGGCAGTTTGAAACGCAAAAAAGCCTTGATCAAGCGATCTATCTGATGGACAAAAATGGTATTGGCGTCAGAGATATTGGATACAGATTTATCAAAAAATATTCTGTATTTATCCGTCTGATCAACTGGGAAGCTGAGCGAATTGCGTCATTGCCTGCTCGTGAGAAATTTACAGCTAGTATCCTTGAGGAATACATCCAGCAGTCCGTTCAAACAGCCGGCAGTGAAAGAGAGCAAAAAGTGAACCGTTAG
- a CDS encoding HIT domain-containing protein has translation MFVLNPVLSRDSVLVGYFSLCQLRLINDAQFPWFVLVPQRNNVTEIYQLSNEDRLKLLSESCLLAEVLNDAFSATKLNIAAIGNHVPQLHVHHIVRYASDACWPAPVWGRLDAIPYTDENLAKILQKIQLRLSDVLTLPSDGAERCF, from the coding sequence ATGTTTGTGTTAAATCCTGTGTTAAGTCGTGATTCTGTTCTAGTCGGGTACTTCTCGTTATGCCAGCTTAGGTTAATAAACGATGCTCAATTTCCTTGGTTTGTTTTAGTACCTCAAAGAAATAATGTGACTGAAATTTATCAACTATCTAATGAAGATCGCTTAAAGCTTCTCTCAGAAAGTTGTCTATTAGCGGAAGTGCTTAATGATGCTTTCTCGGCCACTAAACTAAATATTGCCGCTATTGGCAATCACGTGCCGCAATTGCATGTCCATCACATTGTGCGTTATGCGTCGGATGCGTGCTGGCCGGCCCCTGTTTGGGGGAGACTTGACGCCATTCCTTACACCGATGAAAACTTGGCTAAGATATTGCAAAAGATTCAATTACGATTGAGTGACGTTTTGACGTTACCGAGCGATGGGGCTGAGCGATGTTTTTGA
- a CDS encoding SMP-30/gluconolactonase/LRE family protein, protein MTDMHCAIDAQAKLAECPRWDDRTQTLYFVDIDSFILYAFDAQSKALQKREFDEEIGCFSLDENGGFIAAFRTGVYTFDHFHGDLVPYWLATYDQKTTRFNDGRCDAKGRFLAGTMYSPKDAFNGALHQFSNGKESLIDQSAWTSNGLAFSPDNTIMYYSDTPNHVVYQFDYDISTGNASNKRIFIEFPRGNGRPDGAAVDTQGNYWTALYQGQRVVKISPNGVILEEFPVPATYPTMVAFGGPTMSTLFVSTCRAAQTEDELKTFPHAGGIFSIETDVKGQVEPRFAG, encoded by the coding sequence ATGACTGATATGCACTGTGCTATTGATGCACAAGCCAAATTAGCCGAATGCCCTCGCTGGGATGATCGCACTCAAACGCTCTACTTTGTCGATATTGATTCCTTTATTTTATACGCCTTCGACGCACAATCAAAAGCATTGCAAAAACGTGAGTTTGATGAAGAAATTGGCTGCTTCTCACTAGATGAAAATGGTGGGTTTATCGCTGCATTTCGCACTGGTGTTTACACATTTGATCACTTCCATGGCGATCTTGTCCCATATTGGCTTGCCACATACGACCAAAAAACCACACGATTTAATGATGGCCGTTGCGATGCTAAAGGTCGATTCCTAGCAGGCACTATGTACTCACCCAAAGACGCTTTTAACGGTGCATTACACCAGTTCAGTAACGGCAAAGAGTCATTAATAGATCAGTCAGCGTGGACCTCTAACGGGCTAGCCTTTTCGCCTGACAATACCATCATGTACTATTCAGATACGCCAAATCATGTGGTCTATCAGTTTGATTATGATATCAGTACCGGCAACGCAAGTAATAAACGCATATTTATTGAGTTTCCTCGTGGTAATGGTCGCCCTGATGGTGCCGCCGTTGATACGCAAGGTAACTATTGGACAGCGCTTTATCAAGGGCAACGTGTGGTCAAGATCAGTCCAAACGGAGTGATTTTAGAGGAATTTCCTGTTCCTGCTACCTACCCCACAATGGTCGCATTTGGCGGACCTACAATGTCGACTCTTTTTGTGAGCACCTGTCGTGCTGCACAAACTGAAGATGAATTGAAGACATTCCCTCACGCGGGCGGTATATTTTCAATCGAAACGGACGTAAAAGGTCAAGTTGAGCCTCGCTTTGCTGGCTAA
- a CDS encoding proline--tRNA ligase translates to MRASNYLFSTLRDTPTDAVVTSHQLMIRAGMIRQVSKGLYTWLPTGLKVFRKVESIVRDEMEKAGSLEVMMPGVQPAELWQETGRWQKYGPELLRLQDRHGRDYCLGPTHEEVITELARNELTSYKQLPMNFFQIQTKFRDEVRPRFGVMRSREFCMKDAYSFHVGAESLQETYDVMHQAYCNVFDRIGLDYRPVRADTGSIGGAYSHEFHVLADSGEDDIAFSDSSDFAANIELAEAVCLKEAADTPTQELSEILTPDCKTITKVAEFLSLDVTSTVKTMLIKALDAQGEPTIAALVLRGDHNINEIKVEKLAGVIVPFEFAEEADIVAKIGCAPGSIGPKGLEEKGIRVIADRSAAVMSDFCAGANKDDYHYVGLNWARDCGAFEIADIRNVVEGDPSPDGQGTIVIKRGIEVGHIFQLGQQYAEALKATVLDENGKAQIMHMGCYGIGVSRIVAAAIEQNFDDKGILWPESIAPFDIAIVAMNYDKSEAVRTECDRLYAALKAKGLDVLLDDRKERPGVKFADCELLGIPHRLVVGDKGLEKGTLEYRYRKASENEDITMAEAIDFIVSKK, encoded by the coding sequence ATGCGCGCAAGTAATTATTTATTCTCGACTCTTCGTGACACACCAACCGACGCCGTTGTAACAAGCCATCAACTGATGATTCGTGCTGGCATGATTCGCCAAGTATCCAAAGGCTTATACACATGGTTACCAACCGGGCTAAAGGTTTTCCGTAAAGTAGAAAGCATTGTACGAGACGAAATGGAGAAAGCAGGCTCTCTTGAGGTCATGATGCCAGGCGTTCAGCCTGCTGAACTGTGGCAAGAAACAGGGCGCTGGCAAAAATATGGACCAGAATTACTACGACTACAAGACCGCCACGGCCGTGATTACTGCCTTGGCCCAACTCATGAAGAAGTGATTACTGAATTAGCACGCAACGAGCTTACCAGCTACAAGCAATTGCCAATGAACTTCTTTCAAATACAAACCAAATTTCGTGATGAAGTACGCCCACGCTTTGGTGTAATGCGTTCACGTGAATTCTGCATGAAAGACGCTTACTCCTTTCATGTTGGCGCAGAGTCATTACAAGAAACCTACGACGTTATGCATCAAGCTTATTGCAATGTATTCGATCGTATTGGCTTAGATTACCGCCCGGTACGCGCTGATACTGGCAGTATCGGGGGCGCTTATTCCCATGAATTTCATGTTTTAGCCGATTCCGGTGAAGACGATATTGCCTTTAGCGATTCTTCAGATTTTGCAGCCAATATTGAGCTAGCCGAAGCCGTTTGCTTGAAAGAAGCCGCTGACACGCCAACACAAGAACTTAGCGAGATACTAACGCCTGACTGCAAAACCATCACTAAAGTGGCAGAATTTCTGTCATTAGACGTAACCAGTACCGTGAAAACCATGTTGATCAAAGCATTAGACGCACAAGGAGAGCCTACCATCGCAGCATTGGTTCTTCGTGGCGATCACAATATCAACGAAATTAAGGTTGAGAAGTTAGCGGGTGTCATCGTTCCGTTTGAGTTTGCTGAAGAAGCGGACATCGTTGCGAAAATTGGCTGTGCGCCAGGTTCAATTGGTCCGAAAGGACTCGAAGAAAAAGGCATTCGCGTGATTGCTGACCGTTCAGCGGCCGTAATGTCAGATTTCTGCGCTGGTGCCAATAAAGACGATTACCACTATGTTGGCCTTAACTGGGCACGCGATTGCGGTGCATTTGAAATAGCCGATATCCGCAATGTAGTAGAAGGTGACCCTTCACCAGATGGCCAAGGTACAATAGTCATCAAACGTGGCATTGAGGTGGGACATATTTTCCAGCTTGGCCAACAGTATGCCGAAGCTCTAAAAGCAACTGTTCTCGATGAAAACGGCAAAGCACAAATCATGCATATGGGCTGTTATGGCATTGGCGTTTCTCGCATAGTCGCCGCCGCTATCGAACAAAATTTTGATGACAAGGGCATACTCTGGCCAGAAAGCATCGCACCGTTTGATATCGCTATTGTGGCAATGAATTACGACAAATCTGAAGCTGTTCGAACTGAATGCGATCGCCTTTACGCTGCATTGAAAGCCAAGGGCTTAGATGTCCTGCTCGATGATAGAAAAGAACGTCCTGGCGTAAAATTTGCTGATTGTGAACTGCTTGGTATTCCACACCGCTTAGTCGTTGGCGACAAAGGGCTTGAAAAGGGCACGTTAGAATACCGATACCGCAAAGCCAGTGAAAATGAAGACATCACTATGGCCGAGGCTATCGATTTTATCGTAAGCAAAAAGTAA
- the arsC gene encoding arsenate reductase (glutaredoxin) (This arsenate reductase requires both glutathione and glutaredoxin to convert arsenate to arsenite, after which the efflux transporter formed by ArsA and ArsB can extrude the arsenite from the cell, providing resistance.), translating to MTTIYHNPRCSKSRQTLQLLQDNNIQPEIRLYLQDAPSIEEIQTLLKQLDISPQTLMRTKENLYKTLGLKKDTTDEVRLQAMHDNPSLIERPIVIHHNRAKIGRPPEAVLSLFE from the coding sequence ATGACCACTATTTATCACAATCCTCGTTGTTCAAAATCCCGCCAAACGTTACAGCTTCTTCAAGACAATAACATTCAACCTGAGATTCGTTTGTATTTACAAGACGCTCCTAGCATAGAAGAAATACAAACTTTATTAAAGCAACTCGACATATCGCCACAGACACTCATGCGTACCAAAGAAAATCTTTATAAAACTCTGGGGTTAAAGAAAGACACGACAGACGAAGTACGACTTCAAGCTATGCATGACAACCCAAGCCTTATAGAGCGCCCTATTGTCATTCATCACAATAGAGCCAAAATTGGACGCCCGCCAGAAGCTGTTTTAAGCCTTTTTGAATAG
- the wrbA gene encoding NAD(P)H:quinone oxidoreductase, protein MSPAPYVLILFYSRHGSVANMAKHIARGANTVNGIDVKIRQVPDVADTTTLTSPALPDAGAPYCTLEELAECSGLALGSPSYFGSMAAPLKHFIDQTSTLWLTGRLIDKPACGFTSASTMHGGQEQCLHSMMTPLLHHGMVWMGLPYKNKALISTLSGGTPYGASHLANSTNDTGLTDEEKTLCEAQGARLAQMAIKLQK, encoded by the coding sequence ATGTCACCGGCGCCTTATGTATTAATTTTGTTTTACAGCCGTCATGGATCGGTTGCAAACATGGCCAAACACATTGCACGAGGGGCCAATACCGTCAACGGCATTGATGTAAAAATTCGACAAGTTCCCGACGTTGCAGACACCACAACACTCACCTCACCTGCACTGCCTGATGCTGGCGCGCCCTATTGCACTTTAGAAGAATTAGCGGAATGTTCGGGACTTGCACTGGGCTCACCGTCGTATTTTGGTAGCATGGCGGCACCACTGAAACACTTTATTGATCAAACGTCGACACTCTGGCTCACCGGTCGACTCATTGATAAGCCAGCCTGTGGCTTTACTAGCGCCAGCACCATGCATGGCGGGCAAGAACAATGCTTGCACAGTATGATGACCCCTCTTTTGCATCACGGCATGGTCTGGATGGGATTGCCCTACAAAAACAAAGCTCTCATCAGCACACTATCTGGTGGAACACCTTACGGAGCCAGTCATTTAGCAAATAGCACCAACGATACAGGGTTAACTGACGAGGAAAAAACACTTTGCGAAGCGCAAGGTGCACGTCTAGCTCAAATGGCGATCAAACTGCAAAAATGA
- the cysB gene encoding HTH-type transcriptional regulator CysB: MKLQQLRYIWEVARHDLNVSATAQSLYTSQPGVSKQIRLLEDELGVEVFARSGKHLTHVTPAGEKIIALAGEVLSQTQNIKRVAKEFSDERKGSLDIATTHTQARYALPNVINQFIEGYPEVTLHMHQGTPMQIAEMANDGVVDFAIATEALELFGNLVMLPCYIWNRSVVVPKDHPLAKVKKLTLQALAEFPIVTYVFGFTGRSQLDQAFQDAELTPNVVFTAADSDVIKTYVRLGLGVGIVASMAHDSKQDDDLVALDASHLFADSCTKIGIRSNTFIRGYMYKFIESFAPHLTKEVVMAAMVAGNRQDVELLFKDIELPRH; the protein is encoded by the coding sequence ATGAAGTTACAACAGCTTAGGTATATCTGGGAAGTGGCGCGTCATGATCTGAATGTTTCGGCGACGGCGCAAAGCTTGTATACGTCGCAGCCTGGTGTGAGTAAGCAAATTCGTCTTTTGGAAGATGAGTTGGGTGTAGAGGTATTTGCGCGCAGTGGTAAGCATTTAACTCATGTAACCCCAGCGGGCGAAAAAATCATTGCTTTGGCGGGTGAAGTATTAAGTCAGACGCAAAATATCAAGCGAGTGGCAAAGGAGTTTAGCGACGAGCGTAAGGGATCATTAGACATCGCGACAACGCATACTCAAGCTCGCTATGCGTTGCCCAATGTTATCAATCAGTTTATTGAAGGTTACCCTGAAGTAACGTTACACATGCACCAAGGAACACCGATGCAAATAGCGGAGATGGCGAATGATGGCGTCGTTGATTTTGCCATTGCCACGGAGGCCTTAGAGTTATTCGGTAACTTGGTTATGCTGCCTTGCTATATATGGAACCGCTCTGTCGTTGTTCCAAAAGATCACCCTTTGGCAAAAGTAAAGAAGCTGACGTTGCAAGCCTTGGCTGAGTTTCCGATTGTCACCTATGTGTTTGGCTTTACGGGTCGCTCTCAGCTAGATCAAGCGTTTCAAGACGCTGAATTGACTCCGAATGTTGTATTTACAGCCGCAGATTCGGATGTCATTAAAACCTATGTTCGCCTCGGTCTTGGTGTCGGTATTGTGGCGTCGATGGCCCATGACAGCAAGCAAGATGACGATTTGGTCGCGTTAGACGCATCGCACCTTTTTGCGGACAGCTGTACGAAAATTGGCATTCGAAGTAACACGTTTATTCGTGGTTATATGTATAAATTTATCGAGTCTTTTGCGCCTCACTTGACCAAAGAGGTGGTGATGGCCGCGATGGTAGCGGGTAACCGTCAAGACGTTGAATTGCTGTTCAAAGACATTGAATTACCTCGGCATTAA
- a CDS encoding sulfite exporter TauE/SafE family protein, protein MDFLWYIFAGAAVGLAVGITGVGGGSLMTPLLLIFGFPPHIAIGTDLMYAGIAKSTGVIMHAKRGNVNWNIVFAMAAGSIPASFLTVWALSQFEKPDHYQETLTVTLGLMLVLTAMVILFRDTITKSVNISLPESKSTKVIFVCGFVLGVLVTLTSVGAGALGTAILMILFPVMKAKNIVGTDLAHAVPLTLVAGSGHLLLGNVDYSLLTALLMGSIPTIYLGTRIANFVPNRILQPVLATALMTFGMKYLFF, encoded by the coding sequence ATGGATTTTCTTTGGTACATTTTCGCTGGCGCGGCCGTTGGCTTAGCGGTTGGCATTACTGGCGTAGGTGGCGGCTCATTAATGACCCCTCTTTTACTGATATTTGGTTTTCCACCTCATATCGCCATCGGCACAGACCTCATGTACGCCGGCATTGCCAAAAGTACAGGCGTTATAATGCATGCCAAACGTGGTAACGTGAATTGGAATATTGTATTCGCTATGGCCGCTGGAAGTATACCGGCCTCTTTTTTAACAGTGTGGGCGTTATCGCAATTCGAAAAACCCGACCACTATCAAGAGACATTAACCGTAACACTGGGTTTAATGCTGGTCTTAACCGCGATGGTTATTTTGTTCAGAGATACCATTACCAAAAGCGTAAACATCTCACTACCGGAAAGCAAAAGTACAAAGGTGATCTTTGTCTGTGGTTTCGTTTTAGGAGTATTGGTGACACTCACTTCGGTTGGCGCTGGAGCATTAGGCACCGCTATCCTGATGATATTGTTTCCTGTCATGAAAGCAAAAAACATAGTGGGTACCGACTTAGCGCACGCCGTCCCACTGACTTTAGTGGCTGGTAGTGGGCACCTGCTGCTGGGCAACGTAGATTACTCATTGCTAACCGCCCTATTAATGGGTTCGATTCCAACCATTTATCTTGGCACACGTATTGCGAATTTTGTCCCAAATCGTATATTGCAGCCCGTGCTTGCTACGGCTCTTATGACATTTGGTATGAAGTATCTTTTCTTTTAA